In Pseudomonas fluorescens, a genomic segment contains:
- a CDS encoding ABC transporter ATP-binding protein: MSALIETRALTRMDERRQVPLLQPTDFSLKRADRVSITGTSGSGKSVFLRALALLDAPSSGQVLWNGQPISNAQIPHYRSHISYLSQRPALIDGTVEDNLRFPFSLKTLRQRHFEPAAVIALLGHAGKSPDFLAKNAGDLSGGEAQVMSLIRTLQLNPEVLLLDEPTAALDPASSREVEALIDAWFAADNARAYIWVSHDLDQARRMSDIHLHMSAGVLNGAAQP, translated from the coding sequence ATGAGCGCACTGATCGAAACCCGCGCCCTGACGCGCATGGACGAGCGCCGCCAGGTGCCCTTGCTCCAACCGACGGATTTCTCCTTGAAACGCGCCGACCGCGTGTCGATCACCGGCACGTCCGGTTCCGGTAAAAGCGTGTTCCTGCGGGCCTTGGCGCTGCTCGATGCCCCCTCTTCGGGGCAGGTCCTGTGGAACGGCCAGCCGATCAGCAACGCCCAGATTCCCCACTACCGCAGCCATATCAGCTACCTGTCCCAACGCCCGGCGCTGATCGACGGTACGGTGGAAGACAACCTGCGGTTTCCCTTCAGCCTCAAGACCCTGCGTCAACGCCATTTCGAGCCGGCGGCTGTCATCGCGCTGCTGGGCCACGCCGGCAAGTCGCCCGACTTCCTGGCGAAGAATGCCGGTGACCTATCGGGCGGGGAGGCCCAGGTGATGTCGTTGATCCGCACGTTGCAGCTCAACCCCGAGGTGCTGTTGCTGGACGAACCCACCGCTGCCCTCGACCCCGCGTCATCCCGCGAGGTGGAAGCGTTGATCGATGCCTGGTTCGCCGCTGACAACGCGCGTGCCTATATCTGGGTGTCCCATGACCTCGACCAGGCCCGGCGCATGAGCGATATCCACCTGCACATGAGTGCCGGGGTATTGAACGGAGCCGCCCAGCCATGA
- a CDS encoding glutathione S-transferase family protein: MSQPAIKLYGFPLSGHSHRVELMLSLLGLPSEFILVDLKQGAHKTPEFLATLNSFGQVPAIDDNGTILADSNAILVYLANRYGDGQWLPSDPVGQARVQRWLSAAAGQLHAGPASARLAVVFGADVDTVTAISRSHALLALVEQQLSQSRFLAGEQPSIADIAFYTYVAHAPEGNVSLADYPQVRAWLASIEALPGFVGMPRTAVGLQSQ; this comes from the coding sequence ATGTCCCAGCCTGCGATCAAACTTTATGGTTTCCCATTGTCCGGCCACTCCCATCGGGTCGAGTTGATGCTGTCCCTGTTGGGGCTGCCCAGTGAATTCATCCTGGTCGACCTCAAGCAAGGCGCGCATAAAACCCCCGAATTCCTGGCCACTCTCAACAGCTTCGGCCAGGTACCGGCGATTGACGATAACGGCACGATACTGGCCGATTCCAACGCCATCCTGGTCTACCTGGCCAACCGATATGGCGACGGTCAATGGCTGCCCAGCGACCCAGTCGGCCAGGCGCGTGTACAGCGCTGGCTTTCGGCCGCTGCCGGTCAATTGCATGCAGGGCCTGCGAGCGCGCGGTTGGCGGTGGTGTTTGGCGCCGATGTCGATACCGTCACCGCCATCAGCCGCTCCCATGCCTTGCTGGCGTTGGTGGAGCAGCAACTGAGCCAAAGCCGCTTCCTGGCTGGCGAGCAGCCGAGCATCGCGGATATCGCTTTCTACACCTATGTGGCTCATGCACCGGAAGGCAATGTATCGTTGGCCGACTACCCTCAGGTACGTGCCTGGCTCGCCAGCATCGAGGCTTTGCCAGGCTTTGTGGGCATGCCGCGTACGGCGGTGGGTTTGCAATCACAGTAA
- a CDS encoding ABC transporter permease, whose protein sequence is MNYQNLTALDMAIAASLILINGALSLALRLGLERQLLWAAVRTVVQLLAIGYLLGWVFEFAYWYVVLPLMCAMTLIAGLSAAGRGRRTYRGQRVDSIVSVWGSSWLVTAVGLFAVIRIHPWYEPQYAIPILGMILGNTLTGVSLGIERMTQELTSGRNTIEMILALGGSRWEAAQEAIRQAVRAGMIPTLNQMTVVGIVSLPGMMTGQVLAGESPVDAVRYQIVIMFLIAASSALGTVGAVLLTYRRLFSKSHRFLRDRLEER, encoded by the coding sequence ATGAATTATCAAAACCTCACGGCCCTGGACATGGCCATTGCCGCTTCGCTGATCCTGATCAACGGCGCGTTGTCGCTGGCGTTGCGCCTGGGCCTGGAGCGCCAGTTGCTGTGGGCCGCCGTGCGCACCGTGGTGCAACTGCTGGCGATCGGTTACCTGCTGGGCTGGGTGTTCGAATTCGCCTACTGGTACGTGGTACTGCCGCTGATGTGCGCGATGACGCTGATCGCCGGGCTGTCGGCTGCCGGGCGCGGGCGGCGCACTTACCGTGGGCAACGGGTCGACAGCATCGTGTCGGTATGGGGCAGTTCGTGGCTGGTGACGGCGGTGGGTTTGTTTGCGGTGATTCGCATCCACCCCTGGTACGAGCCGCAGTACGCGATCCCGATCCTCGGCATGATCCTCGGCAATACCCTGACGGGTGTGTCCCTGGGCATCGAGCGCATGACCCAGGAACTCACATCGGGCCGCAACACCATCGAGATGATCCTGGCCCTCGGCGGTTCGCGCTGGGAAGCGGCGCAGGAAGCGATTCGCCAGGCAGTGCGCGCCGGGATGATCCCGACGCTGAACCAGATGACCGTGGTCGGTATCGTCAGCCTGCCCGGCATGATGACCGGCCAGGTGCTGGCGGGGGAGAGCCCGGTGGATGCGGTGCGCTACCAGATCGTGATCATGTTCTTGATCGCGGCGTCGTCGGCGTTGGGCACGGTCGGCGCGGTGCTGTTGACCTACCGGCGGTTGTTTTCCAAGAGCCATCGATTCTTGCGCGATCGCTTGGAAGAACGCTGA